Part of the Antechinus flavipes isolate AdamAnt ecotype Samford, QLD, Australia chromosome 2, AdamAnt_v2, whole genome shotgun sequence genome is shown below.
ATTGAGGATCCCATAGAAGAGTGCACTTTGGTTATTGCTGGCCATTTTCAGGAAAACTTTGCTTCTGCCTCCTATTGTCCTGTCAGATGTCACtagccatttatccaaatcttCATTACTGCGAAATTGCCACATTACCCTAGTATTTTCTAATAAAACTTCATGTAAAGGGCGACATTCGGGTCCTGTCCAACGGCCTACCAGCTCCttcattaaaagtttaaaatgatcCTTTATCTCAGCCCTAATTGCTTTGTCAAAATCAATTTCAATCTTTTCCTTAGGTGAAATTAGATCTACACCAACTTCACTCTTAGTTTGTTTTTCTAATCCACCGTGAGTCTTTCCTTCAGGGGAAGATCTACCTGAAGCAGCCTCTGTTTTTTTAATACTACTGTACAATCTAGAGGGGTAGCCAGTAAAAACAGATCCCAATAAAAAGCATTGGGCAGCATCTTGTATTCCGCATAACTTAGGAAAATGAATGCCACTTAGCAGTTTGTGAAGTAAAGCCATTGTGAACCAATTCAAATCAAAATTCTCCACAATTCATTAGGGAAAAGTAACTACAGCTACAAGTCCAGCTCTACCTGCAACAAAAGAAACAGGAGTTACCAAATTAGCAATAAATTTATCCTTTCTTTCAAAATGTAACcagaatctgtaaaatgaatcataATAAACAACATCTTCCTGAGCCTAAGTTTACTAGAAAACATATAATCATCTCACTAAGTtctgtaaaatataaagaaaattaggggtgaagccaagatggcagaggagAAGGAAACATCATATCTCCTGTCATTCCTCCAAATTTCTATAAAATGTACTAAGCTAAAACCTGGTGCGAAAATGCAGAAAAAGTCCAAGTGAGTCCTTTGTGAGACCCAGGTCCACATGTGGACAGGACGGGGGTGGGAGTGCAGGGCCCAGACCTGCACCAGGATACAGAGCTGGGGACAGGAGCCCCAGCAGCCTGGTCACACTGTCCAATATAAGGTCCAAGTAAGGAGGGTGTTTCCCAGGAGGAAGGCCCTGGCTGGTATTTTGAGAAAGAAGTCCATGAGACAGCAAGAGAGGCAATGTGACTGAGACTCTGACCAAGGTCTCAATTCCAACATCTAGCCTTGGACTCCAAGGGGACAACAGGGAGGAATTCAGACCAAAGGAAGCTGACAAGTCTGCCTCAATGCACCAACAAACTAGTTTCTAGCTGGCTGACAGGGACAGAATACAGCAGCTGGGCACCCAGGAACTTGCAGAGTTCAGAGCAGGGGAACAGCTATCAGTTTGCAGTGGATCAGATCACTCTGGGAACACTGAATGCTTGAGATCAAGAATAACACAATCCTAAGTAACCCAAAAAAGTAGCAATAGGACCAGCTCACTCCAGAAGTTCCACACCACCCAGTTCTTATAGCAAGTCTGAAGTTAGAAAGTAGGATAGAAGAACAGCAACtgcccccccctcaaaaaaaagaattatcctcTAAAGAGCTATTACGGTTTCAGAAAAGTTCAAGAAAAAATGCAGAAGAGATGACTCCAAACCATCTACAAGCAAAATCCTAGAGAAAAACATAACTTGAGCACATATTCcactagaattcctggaagagatgaagaagttttttttgtttgtttttgtttttaagagtcAGAAGATAAATTATAACTGTAAAGAGTACTtgaggaaaaaactggaaaagaaatgagagaacagGAAAGAGATTTAGCAGCTTACCCAAGCaacaaaatccttgaaaattaGGAGGAACTAAATACAAGCCAATAACTCCAGGAAGCATAAAGAAATATTCAAACAAAgtcaaaagcttaaaaaaaatggaagaaatttgtAAAATAGGTCACAGTGAAACTAAATGACTTATAAAACAGCTcgaagggaaaaaattaataattattggaTTATCCAGTTGGactattatgattaaaaaaaaaagagctttggcatcttatttcaagaaatctcaaaaagaaaattgtgtACCTCTCAAGATCAGAAgacaaagtagaaaagaaagaatccGCTGATCACTTTTTGGAAGAAATCCCCAAactgaaaattcccagaaatatcagagccaaaatccagagcttctaggtcaaagaaaaaaatactgcaaacagctacaaagaaagaattcaagtattcAGGGGCAACAATCAAGATAGGTCACATGTTATTTTTCAACCCCACTATAAAGCATAGGAgaacttggaatacaatattccagaagacaaaagatATGATAAGGGTttatagccaagaataacttactcagcaaaactgaatgtaatgttgcaaaggaaaaaaatgggtctttaataaaataaaagatttctaaagcattcctaaaaaaaaaaataatttaaaaaaagttttgtagcaactttgaaattcaaacacacaaatgaagagaagcataaaaaggtacgCATGAATGAACAATGATAAAGGCCTAAACAAAAATTAACTACTGACTTTCaaatatgggaagataatatatgTCAAAGGAGTCCAGTTAGATAAAACTTAAGAGTGGctgattaaaacaaatatttttttaaaagaaatgtaaaataatttccccaGCATTTCAAACTGTAAGACACTTCTAGTTGTGGGCAAGTTTTAACATTTTAGCAAATCTGAAATTCAGCTGTGAATCAGCTGCTAACAACCTGTTGTCAGGTCACTTCAGTGGTGACCCCaactggagttttcttggtaaagatcttGAGagtggtttttccatttccttccctagttcattttacagatgagtaaactgaggcacgtGGGGCTacataacttgcccagggtcacacagtaagtgtctgaggctggatttaaactaaTGAAGACCAGTCTCCAAGACTGCAAGATTTATAAATTAGGTAATGAGTGGCtaacaatttaatataatccCAGTACCTCtaaaaataacaatgatgatatttccatttttcttacatTTGTATTCTAAGTTctatttgtttgggtttttttaactCTTCAAAACTAATTTACATACAGTCTTATGTAATGCTCAATAGTTTGGCAAGATGGTAGACAAAGATCCCCATCATTTATTTCCTACTGTCTTTCTCTGCCACCCAAGGGCACTGCCTTTGGACACTGTAGCCTTCGTGCCTTGGGTTCGAAGGTAAAGcacttcacctcagtttcctcacctataaaataaagagtttaGATCACATGACCAGTAACGCCCCGTCCATCTCTCATCCTAGAGCTGCTGGGCAGGATCTCTAGCCCCAGAGCGGGTGATTTAATACTATTAATAAAAGCGCTTTAGGGGCCGCTTTAGAGCGGCAGACCTGGGTTCGAACGCTTAGTCCGTCAATCCCTAGttactacctctgtgactttggacatgCAAGCCCAgggtttcttcacctgtaaatgCGGTCTTAGGCTAGAAGAGTTCTGCATTCCTTCCCAGCCAAAAATCTGGGATCCTCCGAAAAATTAAAGCCACTTCCGGGTCGCAAGCCACAGATGAGAGACTCAGCAAGGTCCCGGAGCCCGACAACCCTTGCCCCAGTCCAGTCTGGGGTGTAGTCCGGAGGCCTAATTGACCCTAATCATCCTCGTTCCAGAAACCGGAAGTCAGTGGTCCGAGACCTAACGCGTTCCCCCAAACCCACCTCATAGcgctctccttcccttctccggGTACAGCTCAACCTCCCCATCTGACCTTTCTCGGCTTCAAAAAGTGACTTCCGCCTGCGCCTGCGTCCTATGCAGCTGCTGTTCCGCCGCAGCACGAAATCCCAAAGCAAAGAGTTCCGTCCACTACAAGTGGATGATGGATGACGCCCCATCCTCCCAGCTGGAAAGATTAGGTAGCAAGTCCCTTTACAATGTAGGACAGATTTAAAGGTTAGGACAGCGGGTTAGCGCAGGAGATTGAAGCTTTGGATTTGGAGCTAGACTAATGTGAGTTCAAGttcaaacaaaaacatttaattagccatgtgactctgaacaaatgaCTAACCTttgtttaccttagttttctcagctgtgaaatgggaataatagtagtaTCTATCTTTCCGAGGTTTtttgagctatttttttttgtgacgatcaaatgagatcatatttataaacaGTTTTGAAAGCATTAAAGTGCTTACAGTATTATTACCCTTAGATCCCAAATCCTCCCCTTTTGTTCTCCACATGGTTCatgttttctctgtctccctgacCCTCCTTTTCTAGACTAGATtctctccatttccattttaaaacaaattttgtttactttattaaaatttatcttttttgaatCACCAAAATCCAACTCCTACCTCTCCTCCGccaatttcatttccattttaaaaaatattttattgtttaattacTCAAAATTCTCCTCAccctcccatttttcccctcatAGAATTAGTTTCAGTTTTggtgggtaagttattcttggatataagcccaaattctttgtcttctggaatattgtGTTTCAAGTTCTATCCTTTTAGTTACAATTCTTCAATGTgtgattctgactgtggctcctaagtacttgaattctttccttttcttttaatttttggctATTAaggtattttttccatttgttgtgGAAAGTCAATTCTTGACTATGATACCTCTGGAAAGTTTAGAGTTTTGTTTCAAGAGGTGACTGGTGACTGCTTAAGAGATTtggacagttttcttttcttgaaataagACATCTgaactctttttttggtcataattttttGACATAGTCTGATGATTCCTAAATTTTTTGCTACTCTCTGATTTCcaagattttgctttttttcaatattttgtttttgtcttaatATTTTTGTTGCCTCATGAAGTCATTGGCTCttatttggtccattctaattttcaagaaatttgtTAATTAGGCAGAATTTTGAACCTGTTACATCAAACTATtcattccctttccaattctttcttgcataactatcatttcttttccatttttttcttcaggcattttcatttcatctataaaaacatttttttcaatttttattaaagttttttattttaaaaacttatgcatagataattttcaacattcacctttgcaaaaccttgtgttccaatttttgttctctctctctcccaccccatctcctagatggcaaagagtacaatatatgttacatatgtgcaattcttctatatatatttccacaattatcatgcaggacaagaaaaatcaaatcaaaaaggaaaaaaaatagaattgcaagcaaacaacagcaaaaggagtgaaaatactatgttgtgatccacactcagttcctgcaatcttctctctagatgtagatgactcttttcctcacaagaccattgggaattgtcctgaatcatctgAATGTTAAAAGAGTCATGTctatcagagctgatcatcacataatcttggttgttgctgtgtacagcttctgcttctgctcccttcatttagcatcagttcatgtaaatctctccggacctctcttaaatcatcctgctaatcctGAAAACACTTTTTAATTCTGTCTTCAtcttttccaggaattctagttgaatttttGTTCAGTCTCCGTTTTTCTCTGAGGCTTTACTTGCAGgtgttttgaatttattttcttcttctgcatTTGTGCCTCGAGCTTCCCTGCCACCTGCTAATTCATTAAGGTGTGGTggtttttttggttattattttctaattcttccaGCCTACTTCCTGACTTCCTGAATTCAGAATTGATATTAGGACCAGACTTTGTGGAACTTATGAAGTGAACAACTGAGCTGATCCTATTGCTGTTTTCTTAGCATATTCAATGTCCCGTTATTCCAGGATCTCAGGAACAAGCTTTCAACACTCCTGATGATCCAGGGCAGAGTCtgatttcttttctgttcctctGATCAAAACTCTTCAAATTTCTGACTTGTGTTTGGGTCTGAGTAGCCGGCCACTAGATTCAGCCTCTATTAGCCAGCTGGAAAGTTATGTTGATTCACAGTAGTAGAATTGCAGGCTTCCCTTTGATCTAGGATTCTTGCAGGCAGGGCTAGTTATTGGAATTATGTCTCTACCCTGCTCCTGGGGTCTCATCCATACCTCTATTGCTATTGCTGCTTGCTTCTAAACTGAATGAAcattcttctttcttgacctacTAATCAAACACCACCCTCAGATTCAGACTAGGTCTATGACTCAGAACTAGAAGTGGGCTACAGAGTTGCCAGTGGGCACGTGTCCCCATCATAGTGTCACCATATGAGTCTGAGATTTCCCCTTCCCCTGGTACATAGCTTGAGTACTGGAGTACTCTGTACTTGTATATTCCTGGTCCAACCTAACATCAATGTCCAAACCTATCTCTGTCTGCCTGTGCTACGGTGGGCCGGACAAATGACTTACTGAGATGTTTTCAGGATTTCTACATCTGTTTAGAGGATATTTATAGAGAAGAGCTCAGTTTCATAAGTTCCTACCATCAGTCATTGTGGCTCCACTCTTTAATTTGATGTCCATCATTTCAACTTAACAGATATGTACTAATTGCCTACTTTTagcaaaacaaacattttaagtgATCGTATCTCCTCAGACCCAGGTGGACACAATCCAGGATATTTGCCCCAAAGTCCCATTAATTGCAACACTCCCAAGACTAATTTCCCTTCTTTCAAATCAGTGCTCTCTAAATAAGGTTGGGGAACAACTCTTGTGAAGATGCTATCCAACAACATCCCTTTCAAGTACAATAACCTCTCTAAGCCCACCTCCTCAAAAACATGAAATACTGcaaagaattttgttattattatggcagttaaaagtttacatagacagagggcatagATGTGAGTTGGGAAGATCATGGGAATGAggttctgaaaaatgaaagagtgGGAAAGAAGGGGGATAGGAGAGctagaatgaagaaaattttctCATAAAAAAAGGAGCACAGAGGAGAGCTTTTGCAATGAAGGAGAAAATTAGGAGAATGGCAAGCAATGCTAGAGCCtctttttcatcagaattgattcaaaaaGGGAAGATTATATATAATACTCAATAGTGTATAAACATGTAATTTACCCACTAGGGAAATGGAACAGTAAGGTGATGAGAAAGGAGAGGTGGAGATGATAAAAGGAAGGAcagattaagggaggcagtggTTGGAAGTTAAATAGACTTTTGTGAAGGGagatagaaaagaagaagaaacaaaagaagtagaaagaggagaaggaagagaggaggaagaggaggaaaaacggaagaaaatgggatgaagagaaatacacagttagtaatcataactgtgaacaTTAATGGAATGagttcacccataaaatggaagcagatagcaaaatGAGTTAGAAACCAGAATACAACAATTTATGGTTGACAAGAGATATACTGGAAACaaacacagagttaaaataaagggatggaaaaaaaaatccaat
Proteins encoded:
- the NDUFAF1 gene encoding complex I intermediate-associated protein 30, mitochondrial, which encodes MALLHKLLSGIHFPKLCGIQDAAQCFLLGSVFTGYPSRLYSSIKKTEAASGRSSPEGKTHGGLEKQTKSEVGVDLISPKEKIEIDFDKAIRAEIKDHFKLLMKELVGRWTGPECRPLHEVLLENTRVMWQFRSNEDLDKWLVTSDRTIGGRSKVFLKMASNNQSALFYGILNTEIPHDGETQRSGYCAMTSRIPRGAFERKKYHDWSNFNTLYLRVRGDGRPWMVNIKTDTNLIHKSHHLYSYFMYTRGGPYWQEVKIPFSKFFFSSKGRIQDNQHPFLTDQISSVGFTLADKVNGPFYLEIDFIGVFHDPTHTEEFAYEDCKKICGNF